The genome window GTGGGGACTTCTCGTCTCGGGCACCGGCACGATGATGATGGCTATCTCGCTGGCCGAGATCTGTCACGTCTACCCCCTCTCCGGCGGGCAGTACGACTGGGCATGTATGTCCTTGTCACAATTGAgtgctgacggcagacgTTTGTGCTCCTCCGAGCATCCGGAAGGGCGTATCGTTCTTCACAGGCTGGATGGCTTGTGCCGGTTGGACGTCGCTGTTTgccgccgcgagctcgctTGGCGTGGCATTCGTCACCGGCTGCCTCGGCATGTGGAACGAAAACTACGAGGCGCTGAACTGGCACCTGTTCCTCATTTTCCTCGCATTCGCATTCAGTGCGTCGGCTCTGAACGCATTCGGTGTCAAAATCCTCCCCACCATCGACCGCTTTGCGGGCATCTGGGGCATGACAGGTATCGTGGTGGTGAGCATCACATTGCTCGCTTGCTCGAGCGGCCGCTACCAACCTGCCAGGAATGTCTTTGGTACCCTCACCAACGTCACTGGCTGGCCTGACGGGATGGCTTTcatccttggcctcctGCAGAGCACTCTGGGTCTCACAGCCTTTGACGCAGCCTCCCATatggtcgaggagatccCGCAGCCGGCCAAGAATGCGCCACGCGTCATGGTCATGGCTGTTGGCCTCGGCACAATCACGTCGTGGATCTTCAtggtcgtcctcctcttctgcCTTACGGACTTTGAAGCCGTCGCGGCTTCTCCCAACGGTCCCCTCCTCACAATCTATCACCAGGCAACGGGAAGCCTGGCGGGCAGCACTTgcctcgtcatcttcaacctcctcaGCATGTTCTTCTGCATCCAGGCAGTCAACACTGTCGCATCCCGCATGATCATGTCATTCAG of Cutaneotrichosporon cavernicola HIS019 DNA, chromosome: 4 contains these proteins:
- a CDS encoding uncharacterized protein (Amino acid permease), encoding MSSNNISPASPRTPSFSEKGEAHQYIENASQPVELERRFSFLACLGLGFSLLNSWTAMAASLSVVLSSGGSAAMVWGLLVSGTGTMMMAISLAEICHVYPLSGGQYDWAYVCAPPSIRKGVSFFTGWMACAGWTSLFAAASSLGVAFVTGCLGMWNENYEALNWHLFLIFLAFAFSASALNAFGVKILPTIDRFAGIWGMTGIVVVSITLLACSSGRYQPARNVFGTLTNVTGWPDGMAFILGLLQSTLGLTAFDAASHMVEEIPQPAKNAPRVMVMAVGLGTITSWIFMVVLLFCLTDFEAVAASPNGPLLTIYHQATGSLAGSTCLVIFNLLSMFFCIQAVNTVASRMIMSFSRDRGMGPFSRFLSPIHPRLKVPLMSNAFITTWVVIFGCVWLGSSVALNAILSAAILFVQLSYIIPIILVFIRGEKAFEGHERKWSLGKWRRPINLGAIAFASITSICFLFPPAIPVLSGSSMNWAVLVLAIVMLLCGTTWLVDGHKNFHGPLDLEERLLDGKNA